tattatgttaattttatatagaTGAAGATGCAGGGGAAATGGGAAAAGATGGGAATGATTGGAGGAGTTGAAACTCATAAGTCAGATGTCCTGATACTGACAActacatttttcttaacagaaatggaaatttaaacttttattaggACATATGGAAGAGGAGCTGtgcaaaataacaaaaaatatacaaGTTACAATAAAAGGTTTCAGTTGTTGAAAAAACTATATTCATTCCTTTAGTATTGAAGACTTGCAATCCGATTTTTACACCTTATTCATGTGAATTCCCTGGGAATAAGATTTCACTTTTATGTCATTTATCTTGTCGTTGGCAGTGATTTTGTATCTGGTCAATAGGCTTCTCATCTCAATTTACTATTTCAATGATGTACgttgatatatttattgttgCTTGAAAGCTGTAAGTTTTAATCAAGTGGTGGATTTACCCTTTTATTACTATCCTGTTTAGTTGGTGAGATACTTGAAGAATCCTGAATTGTTTGACACAATAGGCATAAAGCCTCCTCATGGAGTTCTTTTGGAAGGACCTCCTGGCTGTGGTAAGGTTAGTTTCACTCCCTCTAGATCTGGAAATATTTGAGCTGTAATATTCATTTACACAAATTTAACTCCAGCCACATATTTCAGACGTTGGTGGCCAAGGCCATAGCTGGTGAAGCTGGTGTTCCATTTTACCAAATGGCTGGATCCGAGTTTGTTGAAGTTCTAGTTGGTGTTGGTTCTGCTCGTATTAGAGATCTATTTAAGAGAGCGAAGGTGATACTTCAGTTCTCAGCACCTTGGCACTTTTTTAGTAACAGTTTGAAGTATCTTCTTATATTCAATAAGTTATATGTGTTCAAGCCATGATTAAAAGCAACTTTAACTCTTCCAATAGTATATCTTTTTCTTAGGTCATTCATTATCATTTGGGAACTCCTTAACTGATAAGCTTGTAGGACCTCATGtaaggtttttgtttttaagctTAGATGGTTTGCCTCATTGGCTAATCTTTGTCCAGGTTTTGGTGAAAGTTGGGGTTTTCTCAGTAgtagtttgaaaatgaaaaattgactCAGCGTAGCTGTTTCAAATAACTATGTACGTAGTTTAAGTGCAGAGTGTCACTTGTCTGTTGTTTCTAAAGTCGGTTATCTATGTTGTCTATATGCAGGTAAACAAACCTTCAGTTATCttcattgatgaaattgatGCCTTGGCAACTAGGTATTCAGGACATTGaacttctttgttttattttagttaatagaTTACATTTAATATATCACACTATATGACATGTTATCTTGTGCAATGGCCAGTGTCTATCATTTGGGCTTGGGGTTCACGCCCCCATGTTGAGAACTTTATAACTTGGTTGAAATCTCTCTAAAAGTTAGTGGGGTCTCAACATCCCATATTATTGGATATTAGATTCCATTTATtctgttaatttattttcatgtcttttcttttaagcAACAACCAAAAGACCAGAATAACTATTTTCATCTATATTCATTCTTATAAATACTATCATGTCTCAGGCGTCAGGGAATTTTCAAGGAATCTACAGATAATCTCTACAATGCCTCTACTCAAGAGAGGGAAACCACATTGAACCAACTTCTTACAGAGCTTGATGGATTTGATACTGGAAAGGGTGTTATATTTTTAGCTGCCACGAATAGAAGAGATCTGTTAGATCCTGCGCTTCTTCGACCGGGTCGTTTTGATCGAAAGGTTCAATTTTTTGCTTCATGAATGTAATGGCTTGTTTTTCTGCCTGGGGAAAATGAATACAGAAAGATATCAAATGtgcttttcaaatattcttgAAATCAAGTGTTTCTGAATGCATGGCATCATTTAAGAATTTGAATACATATGCATTCAAATTAAAGATTATTCATGATGATGGATGACCTGctaatctttttaaatatgttttccctggcaaataaacaaaaatttcctGCTAATATTATGTGTTGTGTTTatgcatataatatataaaacataaaaggtATACAGCATGTGAGCATACTTGTATGATTCTGCTTGTTTGTCTATACTGCTAAGTACCTTCTTGGGCCATTCTGTGTAGATAAAAATTTGTCCCCCGGGTGCAAAAGGAAGACTCGATATCTTGAAAATTCATGCAAGCAAAGTGAAGATGTCACACTCTGTTGATCTAAGCATCTATTCACGAAATTTACCtggtttgttctttttttgctttttatatCGATCTGTAACTTTGTTTCTTGAATTGACATATCAAATAACCAGGTTGGTCGGGAGCAAAGTTGGCTCAACTTGTCCAGGAAGCTGCTCTTGTTGCTGTGAGGAAAGGGCATGAATCTATTTTCCAGTCAGACATGGACGATGCAGTTGACAGGCTCACTGTGGGACCAAGACGGATTGGCGTAAAGCTAGGTCATCAGGGACAATGCCGGAGAGCTACCACAGAAATGGGTGTTGCTATAACTTCACATTTGCTTAGGAGATTTGAGAGTGCAAAAGTTGAATGCTGCGATCGCATTTCAATCATCCCTCGTGGTTGGGTCCGTTCAAATGCTtccttatttatttgttgtgatAAAATTTCTTTAGCTTCATAGATGTCAAACTGCCATGTTAGGcttaaataggaaaaaaaccaatctttttttcacttttttctagAAAACTAAACTGGTTGTCTAACTCATACCGTTGAGAAGTTTGGTTTATATCTTTTCACATGCTTACGGTGGTTTTCACATTCATTTGAATTGAAGGATTTAGCATCAGCTgtaaatctgaaattttgtgaGTCAGTTGGGTTTTTATGAGGATCCTTACTTTCTTAGTTTGAGTATTTGAATGTGAGTTCTTGGAGGTTATTAGAAGAAGTGGGGTATGTTTGTAGTTGATCTTTTGTGATCAAATGCCAATGAAGTACTTTGCTGTAAACACTTTTTGACTTGTGGGTGGATATCTTTCTCcaactctcttttctattGGCTTAGTGGTCCGGCCTTAGATTGTAACTGAAATTGGTTTCTTATTGAAGAGAAATATTTTCTGCAGACATTGTCACAAGTTGTGTTCCGCCGACTCGATGATGAATCATACATGTTTGAGCGACGACCACAATTACTTCATCGTCTTCAGGTTTGCTAACATGGAACCTAACATGCCACTTTAGATTGTTCCTTTGTGTGCGCCTCTTTTTGATCATCTGAAACTTTTAAGACGAACGTTTATCTTTCTGTAGGTTTTCCTTGGAGCCAGGGCAGCGGAGGAGGTCATATACGGTCGGGACACATCAAAGGCATCTGTTAGCTATCTTGCTGATGCCTCTTGGCTTGCTCGTAAAATCATAACAATGTCAGTTACAGTTAACAGACCTTGATTTTTTAACTGATTTTATATTCTTCGCTTTACATGGATGGTTGCTTCTCCTCTGTAGTTGGAATTTGGAAAATCCCATGGTAATACATGGGGAACCGCCACCATGGAGGCGGGAAGCGAATTTCATTGGTCCAAGATTGGATTTCGAAGGCTCCCTTTACAACGACTACAATCTAACCGAACCCCCgctgaattttaatttagacgACGAAGTTGCTCGGAGAACTGAAGCACTCATACGTGACATGTATGATAGGACATTGGCTATGCTCCAGAGGCACCACGCAGCATTGCTTAAAGCCGTGAAGGTAAATAAACCAATCATGTCTAAAAGCAGTCAAGGTTCGAGTCTTCTGTTTTATACAATTCGTCTTCAACCTTGAACCTTTTTCTGGAACGGAATGGCAGGTTCTCATCACCCAGGAGGAAATAAGTGGAGAAGAAATCGACTTCATTCTAGACAATTACCCTCAACAAACACCTATCAGCGTTGTTTTGCAAGAGGAAAACCCTGGGAGCCTCCCATTTGTAAAACGAAAACGAGAAAATGAACAGGAACGAGAACAAGAACGTGATTTTGAGTACGGTGCCATTCCTCAGTCTGCGATCATCGAAGCTTGAGAAGGATGCAAAACCTGTATGTGAAATTAGCAACTGATTATGGGGCACCATGACCTCTCTTTGCATAGCATCATCAGTTTTTTAGGCTTCAAGATGGTAGCAGCTAAATTGAGATGGCAAGTATTGCcatattattttctcaaaattcacattttttataataaattctcATAGGTTGAATTTACAATTATGAAGTCAATATTACATACTCTGTAGGTAGAACTTTTGAACTTTATAtactatatttaatattttctttatcttaTATGTTCGGTAGTTTCTCATCAAGATCTttgtattaataaaatttcaacttcttggttcaaattcaatatcaaatttatttcatttgatgtttttttttaagatataatGTCTCATTCTATGAAATGTTTATCAATTATGAATAAAGAAAGGATGGTTTGACTTAGAACATagagttattattattttgggttaaattataagtttagtaCTAACTTTGTGTTTTCaagtttatgaaattttgtgataaattgaaatttatgtctAATGAAGTTCTAAGTTGAAATTTTGtctaaaagatattaatgtttaaatattaaaaacaagaTCAAATCTACATAAGATTTTAGAActaaatttttagaattgtaataaaatgaatacaatcaaaaacattaacaaacaaattacagaacttttatttttggaaaaaagtgaaagtagtAAAAAGAAGGATAATTTtcagggaaaagaaaaaaagagaggaaaaagcTATGTCTAAGAGCTATAAATGTAAGTGTGTACATAGTACATGCTTTTCTCACCCCTCAAGAACTAACATAATTAGCATATAATATCTTAATTATTCTCactaattaatgaaattaataagtgcaaattatataaatgatacttaagtaaaaaaattaatagaatatacagataagataattatatatgtgagttcaaaaattgataaaagactaaaaagtttatgttcaattttaaaaggtttcttttttatttctcaaaattgaaagttgtgAATAAGATTGATGGCTAATGactttcaaattgaaaaatatgcTATCAGTTGCTATGACTGATATCagctatcaatgatag
This is a stretch of genomic DNA from Cucumis sativus cultivar 9930 chromosome 4, Cucumber_9930_V3, whole genome shotgun sequence. It encodes these proteins:
- the LOC101214425 gene encoding probable inactive ATP-dependent zinc metalloprotease FTSHI 1, chloroplastic; translation: MASIDSLLSPRVFLPQSSFNPLTPRLNHLQTQRFNFTRNPRTPFLFLHPNRFAFCLAVSKSSDSPSQSSGGDKAAQHDFVTRVLKENPSQLEPRYLIGDKLYTLKEKEYLSRKLEVGVFDFVVKWLNSRKKSKEEGIEGRNEGGNKSEDVYLKDILREYKGKLYVPEQVFRSELSEGEEFDRSLEALPKMSFEDFVKALENDKVKLLTSKESRATFYGSMFRDFIVDLKEIPGEKSLQRTRWALRLDETEIQTVLEQYTGPQYQIESHTSSWVGKLPNYPHPVASQISSRMMVELGVATIMIAAAAFLIGGFLASAVFSFTGFVFFTVVNVVWPIIRPFLKLSLGLIFGICERVWDNVGDFFEYGGGFSKLQEVFIYCGISDSLELIVPISTIVLIMVLLLRFTLSRRPKNFRKWDLWQGIDFSRSKAEARVDGSTGVKFSDVAGIDEAVEELQELVRYLKNPELFDTIGIKPPHGVLLEGPPGCGKTLVAKAIAGEAGVPFYQMAGSEFVEVLVGVGSARIRDLFKRAKVNKPSVIFIDEIDALATRRQGIFKESTDNLYNASTQERETTLNQLLTELDGFDTGKGVIFLAATNRRDLLDPALLRPGRFDRKIKICPPGAKGRLDILKIHASKVKMSHSVDLSIYSRNLPGWSGAKLAQLVQEAALVAVRKGHESIFQSDMDDAVDRLTVGPRRIGVKLGHQGQCRRATTEMGVAITSHLLRRFESAKVECCDRISIIPRGWTLSQVVFRRLDDESYMFERRPQLLHRLQVFLGARAAEEVIYGRDTSKASVSYLADASWLARKIITIWNLENPMVIHGEPPPWRREANFIGPRLDFEGSLYNDYNLTEPPLNFNLDDEVARRTEALIRDMYDRTLAMLQRHHAALLKAVKVLITQEEISGEEIDFILDNYPQQTPISVVLQEENPGSLPFVKRKRENEQEREQERDFEYGAIPQSAIIEA